One window from the genome of Nocardioides panaciterrulae encodes:
- a CDS encoding ABC transporter ATP-binding protein, with product MSELRFDRVTVRYGASTVLDDVSLTVPDGEIVGLVGESGSGKSTLAKAAVGLAPVHGGRILLDGEPIRYRGRRPIQMVFQDPFSSLDPRMTIGESIAEAIPTRHSRADRRAEIARLLELVHLDADRAVQLPGQLSGGQRQRVALARALAGRPQVVIADEITSALDVSVQGAVLNLVREMQRQLGLSMLFISHNLAVVRYVATRVAVLEGGRIVEHGPTAEVLGRPQHEYTRQLLAAIPGGHGTHPTKETRP from the coding sequence ATGAGCGAGCTCCGCTTCGACCGGGTCACGGTCCGCTACGGCGCGAGCACGGTCCTCGACGACGTCAGCCTGACCGTGCCGGACGGCGAGATCGTCGGCCTGGTCGGCGAGTCGGGGTCGGGCAAGTCGACGCTGGCCAAGGCGGCGGTCGGCCTGGCTCCGGTGCACGGCGGCCGGATCCTGCTCGACGGCGAGCCGATCCGGTACCGCGGGCGCCGCCCGATCCAAATGGTGTTCCAGGATCCGTTCTCCTCGCTCGACCCGCGGATGACCATCGGCGAGAGCATCGCCGAGGCCATCCCCACCCGGCACTCGCGCGCCGACCGCCGGGCCGAGATCGCCCGGCTGCTCGAGCTGGTCCACCTCGATGCCGACCGGGCCGTGCAGCTGCCCGGCCAGCTCTCGGGCGGCCAGCGCCAGCGGGTCGCGCTCGCGCGTGCCCTCGCCGGGCGTCCGCAGGTGGTGATCGCGGACGAGATCACCTCGGCGCTCGACGTCTCGGTGCAGGGCGCCGTCCTCAACCTGGTCCGCGAGATGCAGCGGCAGCTCGGCCTCTCGATGCTGTTCATCTCGCACAACCTGGCAGTCGTCCGCTACGTCGCGACCCGGGTGGCCGTGCTCGAGGGCGGCCGCATCGTCGAGCACGGCCCCACGGCTGAGGTGCTCGGACGTCCCCAGCACGAGTACACCCGCCAGCTCCTGGCCGCCATCCCCGGCGGCCACGGCACCCACCCGACGAAGGAGACCCGCCCATGA
- a CDS encoding dipeptide/oligopeptide/nickel ABC transporter permease/ATP-binding protein, which yields MSRRWSRIYKTPVGMVGLGLLTLTVLLAVLAPILWGDRASAVDTEHLLAGPSAQHWFGTDNLGRDLFFRVLVATRLSLVLTLLATALGTVVGLLLGVAPLLLEGRLGRLVTAVVNVFVAFPGLLLVLVFAVIFGVGARGAVLAIGIAVAPGMARLCQTLVAGVAGLEYVAAARVAGVGRLRIMARHVLPNVAEPLVVNVTITAGAILLSFAGLSFLGLGVQAPAYDWGRLMQDGLSGIYVHPLAALAPGIMVVIAGLAFNLTGEAIAGAFGISAATGLGKALHAPSGETPASDLRHDHVADRELVLDVRDLRVTFPGADGPIRPVRGLSFGIRAGEAVGVVGESGSGKSLTALAIAQLVEEPGRVDAKHLAFCGADLLEGSHDKLLGTSLAVVFQDPMTSFNPTMRIGSQLAEVGRHHQGLSRKSASARAVDRLGAVRVREPERRARQYPFEFSGGMRQRAMIGMGLMGSPRLIIADEPTTALDVTVQSQVLALLQDVRREEGAALLLISHDVSVVSDVCDRVLVMYAGRIVEDLPTADLRTRARHPYTRALVAAVPDMTTDINAPLATIPGQPVDPSRVPTGCAYAARCPLATDVCREQDPALDADPAGHRVACWHAGEPIEVVAAEEATA from the coding sequence ATGTCCCGCCGCTGGTCTCGCATCTACAAGACCCCCGTCGGCATGGTCGGGCTGGGCCTGCTCACCCTCACCGTGCTCCTGGCGGTCCTGGCCCCCATCCTCTGGGGCGACCGCGCCAGCGCCGTCGACACCGAGCACCTGCTGGCCGGTCCCTCGGCGCAGCACTGGTTCGGCACCGACAACCTGGGCCGCGACCTGTTCTTCCGCGTGCTCGTCGCGACGCGACTGTCGCTGGTGCTGACGCTCCTCGCGACCGCGCTCGGGACGGTGGTCGGCCTGCTGCTCGGCGTCGCACCGCTGCTGCTCGAAGGGCGGCTCGGAAGGCTGGTCACGGCGGTCGTCAACGTGTTCGTCGCGTTCCCCGGCCTGCTGCTGGTCCTGGTGTTCGCAGTCATCTTCGGCGTCGGCGCGCGCGGCGCGGTGCTCGCCATCGGCATCGCCGTCGCGCCGGGCATGGCCCGGCTCTGCCAGACGCTGGTCGCCGGCGTCGCCGGCCTCGAGTACGTCGCGGCCGCCCGCGTCGCCGGCGTCGGCCGGTTGCGGATCATGGCCCGGCACGTGCTGCCCAACGTGGCCGAGCCGCTCGTCGTGAACGTCACGATCACGGCGGGCGCGATCCTGCTCAGCTTCGCCGGCCTGTCCTTCCTCGGGCTCGGCGTGCAGGCGCCGGCCTACGACTGGGGCCGGCTGATGCAGGACGGCCTGAGCGGCATCTACGTGCACCCGCTGGCCGCGCTCGCGCCCGGCATCATGGTCGTCATCGCCGGCCTGGCCTTCAACCTCACCGGAGAGGCGATCGCCGGGGCCTTCGGCATCTCGGCGGCGACCGGCCTCGGAAAGGCGCTGCACGCGCCGAGCGGCGAGACGCCGGCGTCCGACCTCCGGCACGACCACGTGGCAGACCGCGAGCTCGTCCTGGACGTCCGCGATCTGCGGGTCACCTTCCCGGGCGCGGACGGGCCGATCCGGCCCGTGCGCGGACTGTCCTTCGGCATCCGTGCCGGGGAGGCCGTCGGCGTCGTCGGCGAGTCGGGGTCCGGCAAGTCCTTGACGGCCTTGGCGATCGCGCAGCTGGTCGAGGAGCCCGGCCGGGTCGACGCGAAGCACCTCGCCTTCTGCGGCGCCGACCTGCTCGAGGGCTCGCACGACAAGCTGCTCGGCACCTCCCTCGCGGTCGTCTTCCAGGACCCGATGACGTCCTTCAACCCCACCATGCGCATCGGCAGCCAGCTCGCCGAGGTCGGCCGCCACCATCAGGGCCTCAGCCGCAAGTCGGCCTCCGCCCGCGCCGTCGACCGGCTGGGCGCGGTCCGGGTCCGCGAGCCCGAGCGCCGGGCCCGCCAGTACCCCTTCGAGTTCTCCGGCGGCATGCGGCAGCGCGCCATGATCGGCATGGGCCTCATGGGCAGCCCCCGGCTCATCATCGCCGACGAGCCGACCACCGCCCTCGACGTGACGGTGCAGAGCCAGGTGCTGGCGCTGCTGCAGGACGTCCGCCGCGAGGAGGGGGCCGCGCTCCTCCTGATCAGCCACGACGTCTCGGTGGTCTCCGACGTCTGCGACCGCGTCCTGGTCATGTACGCCGGCCGGATCGTGGAGGACCTCCCGACCGCGGACCTGCGGACCCGGGCCCGTCACCCGTACACCCGGGCGCTCGTCGCCGCCGTCCCGGACATGACCACCGACATCAACGCCCCGCTGGCGACCATCCCCGGTCAACCGGTCGACCCCTCCCGGGTCCCGACAGGCTGCGCGTACGCCGCCCGCTGCCCGCTCGCCACCGACGTGTGCCGCGAGCAGGACCCCGCGCTGGACGCCGACCCGGCCGGGCACCGCGTCGCCTGCTGGCACGCGGGGGAGCCGATCGAGGTCGTGGCCGCCGAGGAGGCAACCGCATGA
- a CDS encoding ABC transporter permease, translated as MSTLTPAAAPSLPTPKSKGLVGGRWSRFALRRTGRLLVSLWVLITLSFLMIHLVPGDPVRAALGMTAPPELVVAKRHALGLDDPLLTQYLHYLVNLLRGDLGESISTQLPVSETIAQRLPATASLAVLAFVVAILVSVPLGVVVAVATRRSRRRRTELTFAGASVVLGSIPDFLVGVALVCVFAVNLPWFPVAGRAGASSYVLPALALAIGPAAVLARIVRVEMLSVLETDYIRTARAKRLPALRIHLRHALPNAVTATLTLAGMMLASMIAGTVLVENVFAWPGLGSTIVQSIVTKDYPVVQGTVLVYGVGVLVINTLVDVALAVLDPRSTIGDL; from the coding sequence ATGTCGACACTGACACCGGCAGCCGCTCCGTCCCTGCCCACCCCGAAGTCGAAGGGCCTGGTGGGCGGGAGGTGGAGCCGCTTCGCGCTCCGCCGGACCGGGCGGCTGCTGGTGTCGCTCTGGGTACTGATCACCCTGTCCTTCCTGATGATCCACCTGGTGCCGGGCGACCCGGTCCGGGCGGCGCTCGGGATGACGGCCCCGCCCGAGCTCGTCGTCGCGAAGCGGCATGCGCTCGGGCTCGACGACCCGCTGCTCACGCAGTACCTGCACTACCTGGTGAACCTGCTCCGCGGCGACCTGGGGGAGTCCATCAGCACGCAGCTCCCGGTCTCGGAGACCATCGCGCAGCGGCTCCCGGCCACCGCGTCGCTGGCGGTCCTCGCGTTCGTCGTCGCGATCCTCGTCTCGGTGCCGCTGGGCGTCGTGGTCGCGGTCGCGACCCGGCGCTCCCGGCGCCGGCGCACCGAGCTGACGTTCGCCGGCGCGAGCGTCGTACTCGGCTCGATCCCCGACTTCCTCGTCGGCGTCGCCCTCGTCTGCGTCTTCGCCGTCAACCTGCCGTGGTTCCCGGTGGCCGGCCGCGCCGGCGCCTCCTCCTACGTCCTACCCGCCCTCGCGCTGGCGATCGGGCCGGCCGCGGTGCTGGCCCGCATCGTCCGCGTCGAGATGCTCTCGGTGCTCGAGACCGACTACATCCGCACCGCCCGCGCCAAGCGGCTCCCGGCGCTCCGGATCCACCTGCGGCACGCCCTGCCCAACGCCGTCACCGCGACGCTCACGCTGGCCGGCATGATGCTGGCCTCGATGATCGCGGGCACCGTACTGGTCGAGAACGTCTTCGCCTGGCCGGGCCTGGGCAGCACGATCGTGCAGTCGATCGTGACCAAGGACTACCCCGTCGTCCAGGGCACCGTCCTCGTCTACGGCGTCGGGGTGCTCGTCATCAACACGCTCGTCGACGTGGCGCTCGCCGTGCTCGACCCTCGCTCCACGATCGGTGACCTGTGA
- a CDS encoding ABC transporter substrate-binding protein, with translation MRPVHSSAILALTLSVAAVGLTACGGGSAGSSAGGGQYVDGKTFTLALSGDPGALDPQASASSPLFQVSRLAYDSLVTVDAKGEVQSQLASKWAVDGKTVTFDIKDGVTCADGTPFTAQTAVDNIAWVENPKNKSPFLGVFVPAGATAKASGSTVTVDLVSASPFVLDSFANLPMVCDAGMKDRSTLKAGTDGTGPYTLQEAVPGDHYTYAIRKGYTWGPDGATTATTGMPATIEVKVVPNETTAANELLSGSLNAAAVHGPDAARLEAAKLDHADAQAIVGEQWYNQNQGHAAADPAVRAALTQSLDLGQLQKVITSDRGGPATQLAVVAPAGCTGSSVDGNVPGTDVAAAEAALDKAGWVKGSDGIRAKNGQRLSLSFLYDSSLGSGGSAAAELAVAAWKKIGVEVKAKQLDETGMVNAMFGTGDWDIAWEPLNINTPEQAVPFFSGPGTADGGNNISGIQNAAYEAGVEKAMGEVGADSCPDWLAAEGALFKDNDLVLFANSVLPFFSKGAEIDVLGEVVPTSIRMLG, from the coding sequence ATGAGGCCGGTCCACTCGAGCGCCATCCTGGCGCTCACCCTCTCCGTGGCCGCCGTCGGCCTCACCGCCTGCGGCGGAGGCTCCGCCGGCTCCAGCGCCGGGGGTGGTCAGTACGTCGACGGCAAGACGTTCACGCTGGCGCTCTCCGGCGACCCGGGTGCGCTCGACCCGCAGGCCAGCGCGTCGAGCCCGCTGTTCCAGGTGAGCAGGCTCGCCTACGACAGCCTCGTCACGGTCGACGCCAAGGGCGAGGTCCAGTCGCAGCTGGCCTCGAAGTGGGCGGTGGACGGCAAGACCGTCACCTTCGACATCAAGGACGGCGTCACCTGCGCCGACGGTACGCCGTTCACGGCGCAGACCGCGGTCGACAACATCGCGTGGGTGGAGAACCCGAAGAACAAGAGTCCGTTCCTGGGCGTGTTCGTCCCGGCCGGCGCCACCGCGAAGGCCAGCGGCAGCACGGTCACGGTGGACCTCGTCAGCGCCTCGCCGTTCGTCCTGGACTCGTTCGCGAACCTGCCGATGGTCTGCGACGCGGGCATGAAGGACCGGTCCACCCTCAAGGCGGGCACCGACGGCACGGGTCCGTACACGCTCCAGGAGGCGGTGCCCGGCGATCACTACACGTACGCCATCCGCAAGGGCTACACCTGGGGCCCGGACGGCGCGACGACCGCCACGACCGGGATGCCGGCGACCATCGAGGTCAAGGTCGTCCCCAACGAGACGACGGCCGCCAACGAGCTCCTCTCGGGGTCGCTGAACGCCGCGGCGGTCCACGGGCCCGACGCGGCCCGGCTGGAGGCGGCGAAGCTCGACCACGCCGACGCCCAGGCGATCGTCGGCGAGCAGTGGTACAACCAGAACCAGGGCCACGCCGCCGCCGACCCGGCCGTGCGCGCCGCCCTCACCCAGTCCCTCGACCTCGGCCAGCTGCAGAAGGTCATCACGTCCGACCGGGGCGGTCCGGCGACCCAGCTCGCCGTGGTCGCACCGGCCGGCTGCACCGGGTCGTCGGTGGACGGCAACGTGCCGGGCACCGACGTCGCCGCCGCCGAGGCGGCGCTCGACAAGGCCGGCTGGGTCAAGGGTTCGGACGGCATCCGGGCCAAGAACGGCCAGCGGCTGTCGCTCTCGTTCCTCTACGACTCCTCGCTCGGCTCGGGCGGCAGCGCCGCCGCCGAGCTCGCGGTCGCGGCGTGGAAGAAGATCGGCGTCGAGGTCAAGGCCAAGCAACTCGACGAGACCGGCATGGTGAACGCCATGTTCGGCACCGGCGACTGGGACATCGCCTGGGAGCCGCTCAACATCAACACGCCCGAGCAGGCGGTCCCGTTCTTCTCCGGTCCGGGCACCGCGGACGGCGGCAACAACATCTCCGGGATCCAGAACGCCGCCTACGAGGCCGGCGTCGAGAAGGCGATGGGCGAGGTCGGCGCCGACAGCTGCCCCGACTGGCTCGCCGCCGAGGGTGCCTTGTTCAAGGACAACGACCTGGTCCTGTTCGCCAACAGCGTGCTGCCGTTCTTCAGCAAGGGCGCCGAGATCGACGTCCTCGGCGAGGTCGTCCCGACCAGCATCCGGATGCTGGGCTGA
- a CDS encoding serine hydrolase domain-containing protein, with amino-acid sequence MSNTESSQRALGPDEVARWLDENFVRLVAERGVPGASVAVLAGGQVVGAAGAGVTSLATGVAVDTDTVFQIGSITKIWTTTLVMQLVDDGLLDLDAPLLDYLPELVIGDMDAAKVLTPRHLLTHTAGFEGDIFTDTGRGDDAVEKYVATLTELPQLFAPGETFSYNNTAFVLLGRIVEVLRGKPYDEVLVERLARPLGLERVSPSPYEAIRHRAATGHVPGEGAEAELATASTWALARSNAPAGSMLAMTPTDLLGFVRMHLDEGIAPDGTRVLSADSVRDMQTRQVDLPLLSGMGDAWGLGWELFDSPQGTVVAHDGGTIGQAAFLRIVPEAGVAIALLTNGGDVFGLFTDVVVRLLADVAGVRLPERPTPPADSQQVDVRRYLGRYADTIYDISVSQDADGALWLDREPKDIHAEIGEQPVRFRLVHLRGDSLISVEPVRGLHVVFTFLGDVPGPDGSSRAKYVHYGRVVSRAD; translated from the coding sequence ATGTCGAACACCGAGAGCTCGCAGCGCGCCCTGGGCCCGGACGAGGTAGCCCGCTGGCTCGATGAGAACTTCGTCCGGCTCGTGGCCGAGCGCGGCGTGCCCGGCGCGAGCGTCGCCGTGCTCGCGGGCGGTCAGGTCGTCGGCGCCGCGGGCGCGGGCGTCACCAGCCTCGCCACCGGCGTCGCCGTCGACACCGACACGGTGTTCCAGATCGGCTCGATCACGAAGATCTGGACCACGACCCTCGTCATGCAACTGGTCGACGACGGGCTGCTGGACCTCGACGCGCCGCTGCTCGACTACCTGCCCGAGCTGGTCATCGGCGACATGGACGCCGCCAAGGTCCTGACGCCCCGCCACCTACTGACCCACACAGCCGGCTTCGAGGGCGACATCTTCACCGACACCGGCCGGGGCGACGACGCCGTCGAGAAGTACGTCGCCACGCTGACCGAGCTGCCCCAGCTCTTCGCGCCCGGGGAGACGTTCTCCTACAACAACACGGCGTTCGTGCTGCTCGGCCGCATCGTCGAGGTGCTCCGCGGCAAGCCGTACGACGAGGTCCTGGTCGAGCGCCTCGCCCGGCCGCTCGGCCTGGAGCGCGTCAGCCCGAGCCCCTACGAGGCGATCCGCCACCGTGCCGCCACCGGCCACGTCCCCGGTGAGGGCGCCGAGGCCGAGCTGGCGACGGCGTCGACCTGGGCGCTCGCGCGGTCGAACGCGCCGGCCGGGTCGATGCTGGCGATGACCCCGACCGACCTGCTCGGCTTCGTGCGGATGCACCTCGACGAGGGCATCGCTCCCGACGGCACCCGCGTGCTCAGCGCCGACTCCGTGCGGGACATGCAGACCCGTCAGGTCGACCTGCCGCTGCTCTCCGGCATGGGTGACGCGTGGGGCCTGGGCTGGGAGCTGTTCGACAGCCCGCAGGGCACCGTCGTCGCCCACGACGGCGGCACCATCGGGCAGGCGGCGTTCCTGCGCATCGTCCCGGAGGCGGGCGTGGCGATCGCCCTGCTGACCAACGGCGGGGACGTCTTCGGGCTGTTCACCGACGTGGTCGTCCGGCTGCTCGCCGACGTCGCCGGCGTCCGGCTGCCCGAGCGCCCGACCCCGCCGGCCGACTCCCAGCAGGTCGACGTCCGCCGCTACCTCGGTCGCTACGCCGACACCATCTACGACATCAGCGTCAGCCAGGACGCCGACGGCGCCCTCTGGCTGGACCGGGAGCCGAAGGACATCCATGCCGAGATCGGCGAGCAGCCCGTGCGGTTCCGGCTGGTCCACCTCAGGGGCGACTCCCTGATCTCGGTCGAGCCCGTCCGCGGCCTGCACGTCGTCTTCACGTTCCTCGGGGACGTGCCCGGCCCCGACGGCTCGAGCAGGGCCAAGTACGTCCACTACGGGCGCGTGGTCTCGCGCGCCGACTGA
- a CDS encoding amidohydrolase family protein translates to MLILRGGRVVDPRSGSEQVADVAVDGGTVVAVGPSLPDEGATVVDVTGLVVGPGFVDLHSHVHSIAGQRLQALDGVTATLDLEAGLMPVETAYARAAADGRPLHYGFSASWGDARAAAHLGMTPSADLNASLALLGNPEWQRTSTKTERATWLGLLESELEAGALGVGVLMGYAPRTDPEEFLDVARLAARTGTATFTHVREIVEADPTTPIDGSLEITRAAGETGAAMHHCHVNSTSRRHVDRVLSLLDSSRANGSRVTVEAYPYGAGSTAIGAFFLAPERLPAWGLTPSSISMVATGERIESVARLTELRTTDPGAACVVRFLDEEDPADDALLQRALAFPDAIVASDAMPVEWPDGSTDTRAWPLPAGGQTHPRTAGTFARSLRRMVVETGLWTWVEAFRRCSYLPAQVVAGFAPVAATKGWLGVGADADLVVLDPSAISDRATYVDPTRPSAGVQHLLVDGTFVVRDGALDTGAYPGQAIRGVLG, encoded by the coding sequence GTGCTGATTCTCCGCGGCGGGCGCGTGGTCGACCCGCGCTCCGGTTCCGAGCAGGTGGCCGACGTGGCGGTGGACGGCGGCACCGTGGTGGCCGTCGGTCCGTCGCTGCCCGACGAGGGTGCGACGGTCGTCGACGTCACCGGCCTCGTGGTCGGCCCCGGGTTCGTCGACCTGCACAGCCACGTGCACTCCATCGCCGGCCAGCGGCTGCAGGCGCTCGACGGTGTGACCGCCACCCTCGACCTCGAGGCGGGCCTGATGCCGGTCGAGACGGCCTACGCCCGGGCGGCCGCCGACGGTCGCCCCCTGCACTACGGCTTCTCGGCCTCCTGGGGTGACGCTCGGGCCGCTGCGCACCTCGGGATGACACCCTCGGCGGACCTGAACGCGTCGCTGGCCCTGCTGGGCAACCCCGAGTGGCAGCGGACGTCCACGAAGACCGAGCGCGCCACGTGGCTGGGGCTGCTCGAGTCGGAGCTCGAGGCCGGCGCCCTCGGCGTCGGGGTGCTCATGGGCTACGCCCCGCGGACCGACCCCGAGGAGTTCCTCGACGTCGCTCGGCTCGCCGCGCGCACCGGCACGGCGACGTTCACGCACGTGCGCGAGATCGTCGAGGCCGACCCGACCACGCCCATCGACGGCTCCCTGGAGATCACCCGGGCCGCCGGCGAGACCGGCGCGGCCATGCACCACTGTCACGTCAACAGCACCTCGCGGCGCCACGTCGACCGGGTGCTGAGCCTTCTCGACAGCTCCCGCGCGAACGGCTCGCGCGTCACGGTCGAGGCCTACCCGTACGGCGCCGGCAGCACCGCCATCGGCGCCTTCTTCCTCGCCCCCGAACGGCTGCCCGCCTGGGGCCTCACACCGTCCTCGATCTCGATGGTGGCGACCGGCGAGCGGATCGAGTCGGTGGCCCGGCTCACCGAACTGCGCACCACCGACCCCGGCGCCGCCTGCGTGGTCCGGTTCCTCGACGAGGAGGACCCGGCCGACGACGCCCTGCTCCAGCGTGCCCTCGCCTTCCCCGACGCGATCGTGGCCAGCGACGCCATGCCCGTCGAGTGGCCGGACGGCTCGACGGACACTCGCGCGTGGCCGCTGCCAGCCGGCGGCCAGACGCATCCGCGCACCGCGGGCACGTTCGCGCGTTCGCTGCGGCGCATGGTCGTCGAGACCGGGCTGTGGACCTGGGTCGAGGCGTTCCGCCGGTGCTCCTACCTCCCCGCCCAGGTGGTCGCCGGCTTCGCTCCGGTTGCCGCGACGAAGGGGTGGCTCGGCGTCGGCGCCGACGCCGACCTCGTCGTGCTCGACCCGTCGGCGATCAGCGACCGGGCGACGTACGTCGACCCCACCCGCCCCTCCGCTGGGGTCCAGCACCTGTTGGTGGACGGGACGTTCGTGGTGCGCGACGGGGCGCTCGACACGGGCGCCTACCCGGGGCAAGCGATCCGCGGCGTGCTGGGCTAG
- a CDS encoding NAD-dependent deacylase, producing the protein MRVVVLTGAGISAESGVPTFRDADGLWEGHRVEDVATPEAYAAQPAVVHRFYDARRAALAGVEPNPAHRALARLEEHLGDDLLVVTQNIDDLHERAGSTRVLHMHGELLSALCRACEGRVRWAGDLGDFPDCPSCGVSALRPDVVWFGEIPYQMDRIQEALERADLFVSIGTSGAVYPAAGFVQYASGHGVRTLELNLQPSEVSRLFHEARQGLAGELVPVWVEEVLAGG; encoded by the coding sequence ATGAGGGTCGTGGTGCTGACCGGTGCCGGCATCTCCGCCGAGAGCGGGGTGCCGACCTTCCGCGACGCCGACGGGCTCTGGGAGGGCCACCGGGTCGAGGACGTGGCGACCCCGGAGGCGTACGCCGCCCAGCCGGCCGTCGTGCACAGGTTCTACGACGCCCGCCGGGCCGCGCTCGCCGGCGTCGAGCCCAATCCCGCCCACCGGGCGCTGGCGCGGCTCGAGGAGCACCTCGGTGACGACCTGCTCGTGGTGACCCAGAACATCGACGACCTGCACGAGCGGGCGGGCTCGACCCGGGTGCTGCACATGCACGGGGAGCTGCTCTCCGCGCTGTGCCGCGCCTGCGAGGGCCGCGTGAGGTGGGCGGGCGACCTGGGCGACTTCCCCGACTGCCCGTCCTGCGGGGTGAGCGCGCTGCGTCCCGACGTGGTCTGGTTCGGCGAGATCCCCTACCAGATGGACCGGATCCAGGAGGCGCTCGAGCGGGCCGACCTGTTCGTCTCGATCGGCACCTCCGGCGCGGTCTACCCGGCGGCCGGCTTCGTGCAGTACGCCTCCGGGCACGGCGTCAGGACCCTGGAGCTCAACCTCCAGCCCAGCGAGGTCAGCCGGCTCTTCCACGAGGCCCGCCAGGGGCTCGCCGGTGAGCTGGTGCCGGTGTGGGTGGAGGAGGTCCTGGCCGGGGGCTAG